In Camelina sativa cultivar DH55 chromosome 17, Cs, whole genome shotgun sequence, the genomic stretch TCTCAGGCCAGTGTTGCCAGTTGGGGACAAACCGAAACTTAGGCTCCTCTTCAGAGGCTCATGGTGTAATGATTAATGAATGAAACACACAACATTTGATCTTCTTAGCATATAGTGTATGTGGGAAATGAGTAGTTATTTGGTAACGGTGACGAGGAATAATTATCTTAAGAGGAAATTTTACAAATCTctttagaaatatttatattcatgtttgaaaatattattcaaaacaatttactgtatatagtttAATTAGTTCGATATCCCATCCCTTAAATCTTTGAAACTTCTTCGGACGTAAACCATAATTAATGTATATCATTTTAACTACAATTTATATAGTGACATTAAATATTGACTTATAATACATGTTACCGTATGTCTCAAGTTAATAGCAACAGTAGTAATTAGCcgttttaattattagtttttttaataaaaaaataactgatAACGAAATCATAAACCCTATATAAACCCGTAGTGGCTGTTAAAGAGAGACTCCTGAATCCTCTGAAAGTGGACGAAGAAGTACTTTCTTGAAATCCAGAAACGAGAACTCTGAGATTCTTCTGTAGCGATGATGGCGACGAACAAGTGTAACCGATGTGGTTCCAACACCAATCTGGGGTTAATCAACTGCAGGCACGAGAGGGTTTGCTTGAAATGTGCCAAATCAATGGCGGAAAGGAAAGAACCGTGTCGCTTTTGTGGAGTTGCATTCACCATTCTGCATAAGGTAATCTTTTGATGACGATCGATTTTGTcgtatctttctttctttcttcccaaGCTCGAAACCCTAACAAAAGTCCATGCCATGCCAACGTCGCAAATCAGGAATTTGCTGTTCGTCTTTGCTCGGCCGACGATAAGAAAAAGTACTTCGCTGCTGCATTCAAGAATGGTCCTCCGGATTTCGCAAACGACCATCAATGGTCTCTGGTTAAACAATCGCAATCTTCTGATGCTAATGCTATCGACGCGGAGGTGATGAATAAGGATCCGTGGATCTTGGAGAATCAAGAAGGCATCAAGTACAAAGGGAATCTTGTTGGCACATCGAAACGCTTTTTCttagaggaggaggatgatggtTCTTCTGTGCTTATTCCGTGTGATCATTGGTAtggacgaagaagatgatcgatgcttcttctttctttcttttcttgggacgatgatgataaaaaaaagtaagctAAGTAGTGTTCTTGGAGTGACATTCTCGCTTTTCTTGGTTTTGATAGGTTTGGGTTTGATCGAGTTCCTCCTCCCGGTACTCAGCTGCGTACGACTGAACAAGCAGAGCAGATAATGGACAAAAAGCGTAACCGAACTGAAGAGACGATTCAGAAACGCATCAATAAGCGCATGAGGAAGACGGGCCAGATCATAAAGCCAACACCATCCACATCCACATCCACCGGTGAAACAGCTGAGAAAGGTACGTAAAACCCTGTTTCAATGAATCTGTTTCGTTCCTCTCTTCAAATTTTCTCTCTACTTTAACGGGAATATATGTCTTGTTGTAGGAGAGCCCTGGGATCACGACGCAAGATTCTCGGATGACGAGGATATGGATGTTGGCACCGATAGCGATGAAAGTATTTCTCGTCCAAGTGCAATCAAGGTAAAATTAAGtactgtttctctctctctctctctctctctctcccctaaTGCTAGAAATGATTTAGTTCGTAACGTAATTAGAGGAAATTAAAGAAGGCCTGATGAGCATGCATGGGTGTTGTGAATATAGGAGtttgaagaaaaagacaatGAGGCTTACCTTAGCAATTCTGGAAGAGACCTGAAGAACATAATCCGAAAGTATGATCAGGATGGATCTGATAAAGATGATGGACAAGGAAGCGGGAGTACTGGAGGAGCCAGTGCTAGTACTTGAGAGAGGATATAGAATACATAAATGGAGCCGAGGAGACTACTGGAGAGTAAAATAGtgataaataaattttcttttggttttcttttttttttcttctcttctggttTGGTCAATGAGATTATGACACAGCATTGATTCTATCTCAATTGACGATGATGTCTTTGTTCTGCTTTTGGAATTCTTTGTGTGGTACGTACTACATAAACATAGAGCATTGAGTCTCAATAATCCAAAGTATTTTTAGTCTTATTCTCATTCTATTGCATCATTTTAGATAATGCAAATTTTGGATCTCTTAAATGAGACATTACATCATGAAGTACAAATTTGCTtatatcaattttgttttgggaGGGGACTAAAATTAGAACTCACATTCGGAAGAAGAGAGTTAGTTCAAAAGATCTCTAAATTAAGGCAAACGGATGCAAAATCTCTCTGTCTTTACTCGGATTCCCAAAAcagagtttttcttttcaatctgTCAAAAAAGCTCACAATGAACTTGAATTACAGAGATATTGACTCCTCTTCCTCAATTCACACGACAAAGTATCTATTTCACCTTTTTTGTCCACCCATCCGCCGTTGTGGGGAGAGAGACACACGGCGGAGTTGGAGTGgctggggaagaagaagaagaagaagaagaggaagctgaGAATTTGATGAATTTAGCAGTTCATCGATGTTACACTCTATCAGAAACTTCAGAGTTGCATATGGGAATAGTTCTTCACGATTCATGATCACGCGCCGTTCGGTTCCTGATGCAAATTTGTGCGTCGATCGCTCAATTCCTCGCATGGGTTTCATTACTTGTACTATTACCGACGGtgggctcttcttcttcttcgaaaccTCTCCTAAATTGTCAACCTTTATTAGATCATCAACACCTT encodes the following:
- the LOC104759293 gene encoding transcription initiation factor IIF subunit alpha-like, with amino-acid sequence MATNKCNRCGSNTNLGLINCRHERVCLKCAKSMAERKEPCRFCGVAFTILHKEFAVRLCSADDKKKYFAAAFKNGPPDFANDHQWSLVKQSQSSDANAIDAEVMNKDPWILENQEGIKYKGNLVGTSKRFFLEEEDDGSSVLIPCDHWFGFDRVPPPGTQLRTTEQAEQIMDKKRNRTEETIQKRINKRMRKTGQIIKPTPSTSTSTGETAEKGT